Proteins from one Cicer arietinum cultivar CDC Frontier isolate Library 1 chromosome 3, Cicar.CDCFrontier_v2.0, whole genome shotgun sequence genomic window:
- the LOC101489391 gene encoding LOW QUALITY PROTEIN: putative invertase inhibitor (The sequence of the model RefSeq protein was modified relative to this genomic sequence to represent the inferred CDS: deleted 2 bases in 1 codon), translating into MENITKFFSVLVICVVVMSHQTTAEQNKGKDLIKRVCNLTPNNKNLCLEVLSSXXXXXXXPVKSPNADIQDLAIIALRVAAKNASGILTDVKMLIDDADLDPEVQQGLADCKETILDAESQLEDTIAALLVGSHVDAQTWLKAALAAITTCDDSIPGSDDVLSVKSTNFRKLCNIVVAITKALPKQTVEM; encoded by the exons atGGAAAACATTACTAAATTCTTCTCGGTCTTGGTTATCTGCGTAGTTGTAATGTCACACCAAACCACGGCAGAGCAAAACAAAGGCAAGGACTTAATCAAAAGGGTATGCAATTTAacaccaaacaacaaaaatctcTGTTTGGAAGTTCTTTCTTCC NNNNNNNNNNNNNNNNNNNNTCCAGTTAAATCCCCAAATGCTGATATTCAAGATTTGGCAATTATTGCTCTAAGGGTTGCTGCCAAAAACGCTTCTGGAATTCTCACCGACGTGAAAATGTTGATTGATGATGCTGATTTAGACCCTGAAGTTCAACAAGGTTTGGCTGATTGTAAAGAAACTATTTTGGATGCTGAGTCTCAACTTGAAGACACTATTGCTGCTTTGTTGGTTGGATCTCATGTTGATGCTCAGACATGGTTAAAGGCTGCTTTGGCTGCTATTACAACCTGCGACGATTCTATTCCTGGTAGCGATGATGTTTTGTCTGTGAAAAGTACTAATTTCCGCAAACTTTGCAACATTGTTGTGGCTATTACCAAGGCATTGCCAAAACAAACCGTTGAGATGTAA
- the LOC101489059 gene encoding RING-H2 finger protein ATL5: MASDPDPDLAAKYARNGKVLVASSILLFILVLIIVLFRTYVYLCHRYHHRRRQRPLTTTFNEQKLDPSILKSLPSFTYSSSAARRTLHDCAVCLSEFIDGDECRTLPNCNHDFHSDCIDTWLASHSNCPLCRALVRPESHIEWSDISGFEPGEGCSYFPEPIGCPRKQLNLNLSNYRISFETGKEERNFRILAGTGGACKFDMLN; this comes from the exons ATGGCTTCAGACCCAGACCCAGACCTTGCAGCTAAGTATGCTCGTAACGGCAAAGTCTTGGTAGCCTCTTCCATTCTTCTCTTCATACTCGTACTCATCATCGTTCTTTTTCGCACTTACGTTTACCTTTGCCACCGTTACCATCACCGTCGCCGTCAACGCCCTCTTACCACCACTTTCAACGAACAAAAACTTGATCCTTCCATTCTCAAATCCCTTCCTTCCTTCACTTACTCTTCCTCCGCCGCACGCCGTACTCTCCACGACTGCGCCGTCTGCTTGTCGGAGTTCATCGACGGAGATGAATGCCGTACGCTTCCTAACTGTAACCACGATTTCCATTCTGATTGCATTGACACGTGGCTCGCTTCTCACTCTAATTGTCCTCTCTGCCGTGCTCTGGTCCGACCGGAATCTCACATTGAATGGTCCGATATTTCGGGTTTCGAACCGGGTGAGGGTTGCTCTTATTTTCCTGAACCGATTGGGTGTCCGAGAAAACAATTGAATTTAAATCTAAGT AATTATAGAATCTCATTTGAAACTGGAAAAGAGGAAAGGAATTTTAGGATTCTCGCTGGGACAGGTGGTGCTTGTAAGTTTGATATGCTTAATTGA
- the LOC101490034 gene encoding probable pectinesterase/pectinesterase inhibitor 41, translating into MAFKNFSILTLFIFLFISILISFPLSSLADNSNVPPQKICEDTLDPPFCKTLFSIENGTIFDYGRFSIKKSLSQSRKFLNLVLSQLQNKSSLSQPTISALKDCQFLAQQNFEYLSNTNHSTHNTNDVLSVSQGEEFQTLLSAVLTNQETCLDGLITIASDQKVIDDFSSILLNDTKLHSVSLALFLKGWVPNIKKQTSWPRNGRHLDFHNGRLPLNMSKGVKALYDSARAHGRKLLQTIDESVTISDIVIVSQDGSGNFTNITDAIRVAPNNTVSSINGYFLIFVTEGVYQEYVSIPKNKKYLMMVGDGINRTIITGDHNVVDGSTTFNSATFAVVAEGFIAVNMTIRNTAGASKHQAVALRNGADLSTFYSCSFEGYQDTLYTHSMRQFYRECDIYGTVDFIFGNALVVFQNCNIYPRLPSSGQFNAITAQGRTDPNQNTGISIHNATIKPSDDLAPVIGTVNTYLGRPWKEYSRTVYLQCFMDSFISPSGWREWSGDFALSTLYYAEYNNTGVGSDTSMRVNWVGYHVIINATDAANFTVSNFLDGDSWLPQTGVPYFSGLI; encoded by the exons ATGGCTTTCAAGAATTTTTCCATTCTTACTctcttcatttttcttttcatttccaTCTTGATATCTTTTCCACTATCATCCCTAGCTGATAATTCCAACGTTCCACCACAAAAAATTTGCGAGGACACCTTAGATCCTCCTTTTTGTAAAACTTTGTTTTCTATTGAAAATGGAACCATATTTGATTATGGCCGTTTCTCAATAAAAAAATCCTTATCACAATCACGAAAATTCTTAAACTTAGTACTTTCACAACTTCAAAATAAATCATCTTTGTCACAACCCACAATTTCCGCTCTCAAAGATTGTCAATTCCTTGCACAACAAAATTTCGAATATTTATCAAACACCAATCACTCTACGCATAATACTAACGATGTTCTTTCCGTTTCTCAAGGTGAAGAATTTCAAACATTGCTTAGTGCCGTTTTAACAAACCAAGAAACTTGCTTAGATGGTTTAATAACCATAGCTTCGGATCAAAAAGTGATTGATGATTTTTCATCAATACTTTTGAATGATACAAAGCTTCATAGTGTGTCACTTGCTTTATTTTTGAAGGGTTGGGTTCCTAACATTAAAAAACAAACATCATGGCCAAGAAATGGAAGACATTTGGATTTTCACAACGGTCGTTTACCGTTGAATATGTCAAAAGGAGTAAAAGCTCTTTATGATTCAGCTAGAGCACATGGAAGAAAATTACTTCAAACAATTGATGAAAGTGTTACTATAAGTGATATTGTAATTGTTAGTCAAGATGGAAGTGGAAATTTTACGAATATTACTGATGCTATAAGAGTTGCACCAAATAACACGGTTTCTAGTATTAATGGttactttcttatttttgttaCCGAGggtgtgtatcaagaatatgtATCTATACCAAAAAATAAGAAGTATTTGATGATGGTTGGAGATGGAATCAATCGAACAATTATCACGGGTGATCATAACGTTGTTGATGGTTCTACAACATTTAACTCGGCAACATTTG CTGTAGTGGCAGAAGGGTTCATAGCAGTGAACATGACAATCCGCAACACTGCTGGAGCAAGCAAACACCAAGCAGTTGCATTAAGAAACGGAGCTGATTTATCCACCTTCTATAGCTGCAGCTTCGAAGGGTATCAAGACACTTTATATACACATTCTATGAGACAATTTTATCGCGAATGTGATATTTATGGCACAGTTGATTTCATATTTGGAAACGCTTTAGTTGTTTTCCAAAATTGTAACATTTATCCTCGTCTTCCATCAAGTGGACAGTTCAATGCTATTACTGCTCAAGGTCGAACTGATCCAAATCAAAACACAGGAATTTCCATACATAATGCAACTATTAAACCTTCCGATGATTTGGCTCCTGTAATTGGCACCGTCAACACATACCTTGGTAGGCCATGGAAAGAATATTCAAGGACAGTCTATTTGCAGTGTTTTATGGATAGTTTCATAAGTCCTTCTGGTTGGCGTGAATGGAGTGGAGATTTTGCTTTAAGCACTTTGTATTATGCAGAGTATAATAATACAGGAGTTGGTTCAGATACAAGCATGAGAGTTAATTGGGTTGGTTATCATGTTATTATTAATGCTACTGATGCTGCTAATTTTACCGTCTCTAATTTTTTGGATGGAGATAGTTGGTTGCCTCAAACTGGAGTTCCTTACTTTAGTGGATTGATATAA
- the LOC101489717 gene encoding probable pectinesterase/pectinesterase inhibitor 7: MASKLCINHSLSIIIFILLPLFASIALSDSPNPITPTSPGNACKSTPDPTYCKSILPPQNGNVYDYARFSVKKSLAQSRIFSNLINNYLRRSSTLSTTAIRALQDCQSLSDLNFDFLTSSFQTVNKTTNFLPNLQADNIQTLLSAILTNQQTCLDGLKDTSSAFSFRNGLTIPLSNDTKLFSLSLDFFTKGWVPKTKTKTSFHNHSNKGFRNGRLPLKMSSRTRAIYESVSRRKLLQADVGDDVVVSNIVTVSQDGSGNFTTINDAIAAAPNKSLSSDGYFLIYVTAGVYEEYVTIDKKKTYLMMIGDGINKTIITGNHSVIDGWTTFGSPTFAVVGQGFVGVNITIRNTAGAVKHQAVALRNGADLSTFYSCSFEGYQDTLYTHSLRQFYRECDIYGTVDFIFGNAKVVFQNCNLYPRLPMSGQFNAITAQGRTDPNQDTGTSIHNCTIKASDDLASSDGGVATYLGRPWKAYSRTVYMQTFIDNVVDASGWRAWDGDFALTTLYYAEFNNSGPGSNTDGRVTWEGYHVINATDAANFTVANFLLGDDWLPQTGVSYTNTLI, encoded by the exons ATGGCTTCCAAGCTATGTATTAATCATTCCCTCtcaataataattttcattctCCTTCCCTTATTTGCTTCAATAGCACTCTCAGATAGTCCAAACCCAATTACTCCAACCTCTCCGGGAAATGCATGCAAATCCACGCCAGACCCAACCTATTGCAAATCCATTCTCCCTCCTCAAAACGGCAACGTTTATGATTACGCTCGATTCTCAGTTAAAAAATCACTAGCACAATCTCGCATATTCTCCAACCTAATCAACAACTATCTCCGACGTAGTTC NACTCTTTCCACCACTGCTATACGTGCACTTCAAGATTGCCAATCGCTTAGCGATCTCAACTTTGATTTCCTCACAAGTTCTTTTCAAACCGTTAACAAAACAACTAATTTTCTTCCCAATTTACAAGCCGACAACATTCAAACGTTGCTTAGTGCCATTCTAACAAACCAACAAACATGTTTAGATGGTCTTAAAGACACTTCTTCCGCTTTTAGCTTTAGAAACGGACTCACAATCCCACTTTCTAACGACACCAAACTCTTTAGTCTCTCACTTGATTTCTTTACTAAAGGTTGGgttccaaaaacaaaaacaaaaacctcGTTTCATAATCATTCAAATAAAGGATTTCGAAACGGGCGTTTACCGCTTAAAATGTCGAGTAGGACACGTGCAATTTACGAGTCGGTTAGTCGGAGAAAGCTTCTACAGGCTGATGTTGGTGATGATGTTGTGGTGAGTAATATTGTGACAGTTAGTCAAGATGGAAGTGGAAACTTTACGACGATTAATGATGCTATTGCTGCTGCTCCGAATAAATCTCTTTCTAGTGATGGATACTTTTTGATTTATGTTACGGCTGGTGTTTATGAAGAGTATGTTACTATTGATAAGAAAAAAACGTATTTGATGATGATTGGTGATGGTATCAACAAGACTATTATTACAGGGAATCATAGTGTTATTGATGGATGGACTACCTTCGGCTCCCCAACATTTG CTGTGGTTGGACAAGGATTTGTGGGTGTGAACATAACCATTCGAAACACAGCAGGTGCAGTAAAGCACCAAGCAGTGGCACTTCGAAACGGAGCAGATTTATCCACATTCTACAGTTGCAGTTTTGAAGGGTACCAAGATACATTATACACACATTCCCTTAGACAATTCTACAGAGAATGTGACATCTACGGCACAGTTGATTTCATATTTGGAAACGCCAAGGTTGTTTTCCAAAATTGCAATCTTTATCCTCGTCTTCCAATGAGTGGACAATTCAACGCAATCACTGCACAGGGTAGAACAGATCCAAATCAAGATACGGGTACCTCAATTCACAATTGTACGATTAAAGCTTCTGATGATTTGGCTTCTAGTGATGGTGGTGTTGCGACTTATTTGGGAAGACCGTGGAAGGCATATTCCAGAACAGTTTATATGCAAACATTTATAGATAATGTGGTTGATGCTTCTGGTTGGCGTGCATGGGATGGTGATTTTGCATTAACTACATTGTATTATGCTGAGTTTAATAATAGTGGGCCAGGCTCTAACACTGATGGGAGAGTGACGTGGGAAGGTTATCATGTGATTAATGCCACCGATGCTGCTAATTTTACTGTGGCAAATTTCTTGCTTGGTGATGATTGGTTGCCTCAGACAGGGGTTTCTTATACTAATACCTTAATTTAA